A stretch of bacterium DNA encodes these proteins:
- a CDS encoding DUF3604 domain-containing protein, whose translation MRSALIGLGILLLIAVVAVWIAGTGFFGEVDGEGTSPKGVSRDATVVAQAVADQQAAARAVAAPSGEQILFGDFHVHTTLSGDAFVMNLPLMGGAGALSPADACDFARHCAALDFWSINDHANSIYPEDWTNTVAAIRECNAKSGDPSNPDTVAFLGWEWTQAGLTPDGHYGHKNVVLAHTDDERIPTRPIGAKPGSILLSSLGAMTRGALSFVDDRFDDLNLRIASRSETPVCGDGHVTELGTDCQEVAPTPADLYRKLDEWGHDAIVIPHGTAWGIYTPPNSSWDKQLEGDMHDPDRQTLLEVYSGHGDSEVYRSFRGFEISAAGHLVCPEETPGYLPPCRQAGRIVMQRCLGEGTPELECEGRAELARQHAMKAGKDYVATIENGDAREWLDAGMCRDCDQPSFSYVPTGSAQYIAALGNFDEDPNAPRRFRMGFMASSDNHSARPGTGYKELLAMTDGGFDHPESASALVDDLRSGPGEDAERPGRSRPIDPGATSPLTALADSERAGSFQYTGGLVAVHAPARDRDSIWGALERRETYGTSGPRILLWFDLLTEEGERPMGTEIELAGNPTFRVRAVGSREQQAGCPQGSLDSLGPEELERLCLGECHHPGDARRAIERIDVIRVRPQIFEGEDVGSLVDDPWRSFECDGDPAGCVATFTDEAFQSGGRDAVYYARVYEPEKPTANGDPLNCERDEAGRCLAVNTCDGSDDCLAPDRPRAWSSPIYVDHPSRARSR comes from the coding sequence ATGCGGAGCGCGCTGATCGGACTCGGAATCCTGCTGCTGATCGCGGTCGTCGCGGTCTGGATCGCGGGGACCGGCTTCTTCGGCGAGGTCGACGGCGAGGGCACGTCGCCGAAGGGCGTTTCCCGGGACGCCACCGTCGTGGCGCAGGCCGTCGCGGACCAGCAGGCCGCGGCACGCGCGGTTGCCGCCCCCTCCGGCGAACAGATCCTCTTCGGCGACTTCCATGTCCACACGACGCTCTCCGGCGACGCGTTCGTGATGAACCTTCCGTTGATGGGCGGAGCCGGCGCGCTCAGCCCGGCGGACGCCTGCGACTTCGCGCGACACTGCGCCGCCCTCGACTTCTGGTCGATCAACGACCACGCGAACAGCATCTACCCCGAGGACTGGACAAACACCGTCGCCGCGATCCGCGAGTGCAACGCGAAGTCGGGCGACCCTTCGAATCCGGATACGGTGGCGTTCCTCGGCTGGGAGTGGACGCAGGCGGGACTCACCCCGGACGGCCACTACGGACACAAGAACGTGGTCCTCGCGCACACCGACGACGAACGGATCCCGACGCGCCCGATCGGTGCGAAGCCCGGCTCGATCCTGCTCTCGAGCCTGGGGGCGATGACCCGGGGCGCGCTCTCCTTCGTCGACGACCGATTCGACGACCTCAATCTGCGGATCGCCTCCCGCTCCGAGACGCCCGTCTGCGGCGACGGTCACGTGACGGAGCTCGGAACAGACTGCCAGGAAGTCGCACCGACCCCGGCGGACCTCTACCGGAAGCTCGACGAGTGGGGACACGACGCGATCGTGATCCCGCACGGCACGGCCTGGGGGATCTACACGCCGCCGAACTCGAGCTGGGACAAACAGCTCGAAGGCGACATGCACGACCCGGATCGGCAGACCCTCCTCGAGGTCTACTCGGGCCACGGCGACTCCGAGGTCTACCGCTCGTTCCGCGGCTTCGAGATCTCCGCGGCGGGCCACCTCGTCTGTCCGGAAGAGACGCCGGGTTATCTGCCGCCTTGCCGCCAGGCGGGCCGGATCGTGATGCAGCGCTGCCTCGGCGAAGGCACCCCGGAGCTCGAGTGCGAAGGGCGTGCGGAGCTCGCCCGGCAGCACGCCATGAAGGCGGGCAAGGACTATGTTGCGACGATCGAGAACGGCGACGCCCGCGAGTGGCTCGACGCCGGCATGTGTCGCGACTGCGACCAGCCGAGCTTCAGCTATGTCCCGACCGGCTCCGCCCAGTACATCGCGGCCCTCGGCAACTTCGACGAGGACCCGAACGCGCCGCGGCGATTCCGGATGGGCTTCATGGCCTCGAGCGACAACCACTCCGCGCGGCCCGGCACGGGCTACAAGGAGTTGCTCGCGATGACCGACGGCGGGTTCGACCACCCCGAGAGCGCCTCCGCCCTCGTCGACGACCTCCGCTCCGGTCCCGGCGAGGACGCGGAACGGCCGGGCCGCTCACGTCCGATCGATCCGGGCGCCACGTCGCCGCTGACCGCCCTCGCCGACTCCGAGCGCGCCGGCTCCTTCCAGTACACCGGGGGTCTCGTCGCCGTCCACGCGCCGGCCCGGGATCGCGATTCGATCTGGGGCGCCCTCGAACGTCGCGAGACCTACGGCACGAGCGGCCCGCGCATCCTCCTCTGGTTCGACCTCCTGACCGAAGAAGGCGAGCGACCGATGGGCACCGAGATCGAGCTCGCCGGGAACCCGACCTTCCGCGTTCGCGCCGTCGGCTCGCGCGAGCAGCAGGCCGGCTGTCCGCAGGGCTCCCTCGACTCGCTCGGGCCTGAGGAGCTCGAACGGCTGTGTCTCGGCGAGTGCCATCACCCGGGCGACGCGCGCCGAGCGATCGAGCGGATCGACGTGATCCGCGTGCGGCCGCAGATCTTCGAAGGAGAGGACGTGGGCTCGCTCGTGGACGATCCGTGGCGAAGCTTCGAGTGCGACGGCGACCCGGCGGGCTGCGTCGCGACCTTCACCGACGAAGCGTTCCAGTCCGGCGGCCGTGACGCGGTCTACTACGCGCGGGTCTACGAGCCCGAGAAGCCGACCGCGAACGGCGACCCGCTCAACTGCGAGCGCGACGAGGCCGGAAGATGCCTCGCCGTGAACACGTGCGACGGATCCGACGACTGCCTCGCCCCGGACCGCCCGCGCGCCTGGTCCTCCCCGATCTACGTGGACCATCCGAGCCGCGCTCGGTCTCGCTAG
- a CDS encoding porin family protein encodes MRPSLRSLCLPLAGLLLLCVLAPTSALAEEGEVDWSRTGPYLGASLVGGRFLVLADDLEEQLVPLGLEIPRVPGTGPGSTLGIQNSIEHDFSIGYDVFVGYRVHKYVAAEAEFEWLTDVAFDENGGTFVDGDTMTFAASVRAILPLGRFEPFAVVGIGAMYANLEDAQRLGVMFEDGTDFLWKVGGGFDFHLTEQVGVRFSTDYMRPKGNIHALEHASVGGGLFYRF; translated from the coding sequence ATGCGCCCCTCCCTCCGTTCGCTTTGCCTGCCCCTGGCCGGGCTCCTCCTTCTCTGCGTCCTCGCTCCGACGAGCGCACTCGCGGAAGAAGGCGAGGTCGATTGGTCGCGGACAGGCCCGTACCTCGGCGCGAGCCTCGTCGGCGGACGCTTCCTCGTCCTGGCGGACGACCTGGAAGAACAGCTGGTGCCGCTCGGCCTCGAGATCCCGCGCGTTCCCGGAACCGGCCCCGGGTCGACGCTCGGCATCCAGAACAGCATCGAGCACGACTTCTCGATCGGCTACGACGTGTTCGTCGGCTACCGCGTGCACAAGTACGTCGCCGCCGAAGCCGAGTTCGAATGGCTGACCGACGTCGCGTTCGACGAGAACGGCGGCACCTTCGTCGACGGTGACACGATGACCTTCGCGGCGTCCGTCCGCGCGATCCTTCCGCTCGGGCGCTTCGAGCCCTTCGCGGTCGTCGGGATCGGCGCGATGTACGCGAACCTCGAGGACGCGCAGCGCCTCGGCGTGATGTTCGAGGACGGCACCGACTTCCTCTGGAAGGTCGGCGGCGGCTTCGATTTCCACCTGACCGAGCAGGTCGGCGTGCGCTTCTCGACGGACTACATGCGCCCGAAGGGCAACATCCACGCCCTCGAGCACGCCTCGGTCGGCGGCGGGCTCTTTTACCGTTTCTAG
- a CDS encoding nuclear transport factor 2 family protein, translated as MSYVIDCRKNWEMTERMLAEETDPIRRRNLETIVAHAKAEAKPDFDALMATVAEDASYTSYTDGDADANSPTGKDGVAAYYSGIVGSGCNHIEHAVDRMAVGRDVITTEGDMKMAYPGKVLAAMGIPVPDEDAHYLYLSRLMIVWGFDENGLVTCEDSYAAGGHPGFDGIAERPVTMDQIYLWADDPAS; from the coding sequence GTGAGCTACGTGATCGACTGCCGCAAGAACTGGGAGATGACCGAGCGTATGCTCGCCGAAGAGACGGACCCGATCCGCCGGCGCAACCTCGAGACGATCGTCGCCCACGCCAAGGCCGAGGCGAAGCCGGACTTCGACGCGCTGATGGCGACCGTCGCAGAAGACGCCAGCTACACCAGCTACACCGACGGCGACGCCGACGCGAACAGCCCGACCGGCAAGGACGGGGTCGCCGCCTACTACTCCGGGATCGTCGGCTCCGGCTGCAATCACATCGAGCACGCCGTCGACCGGATGGCGGTCGGCCGCGACGTGATCACGACCGAGGGCGACATGAAGATGGCGTACCCGGGCAAGGTCCTCGCGGCGATGGGCATTCCGGTCCCCGACGAGGACGCGCACTATCTCTACCTGTCGCGCCTGATGATCGTGTGGGGCTTCGACGAGAACGGGCTCGTGACCTGCGAGGACAGCTACGCGGCGGGGGGCCATCCCGGCTTCGACGGGATCGCCGAGCGCCCGGTCACGATGGACCAGATCTATCTCTGGGCGGACGATCCGGCGAGCTGA
- a CDS encoding aromatic ring-hydroxylating dioxygenase subunit alpha: MGASPPRVADVVNADATLIGRKAWSDPGLYELEKKGIFGKSWLFLAHETQIPNPGDFVQAYMCETPIIVARGRDGGIHANVNSCVHRGLPVCRADHGNAKSFVCPYHSWSYSVEGKLQSIPQERHVEGRTDKSKLSLKAVPRVETWHGMIFGSFDPEIEPLEQYLGDQRWYLDAFFERFENGIEFVGSPQRWVLNANWKLPMENQLGDVNHGPFLHAAVIPPEANAEVFDHGYSCVAQPGHGATFRLMPEDAPLESVAWGFEGMASLLSPEIHEYLRELQMKAEERVGPIRARMKGLTYGVYPNLSFLWSNTAFKVSHPRGPGKVEYWSWSVVPSDAPEEYKRILRGNHTAFFGPGGLLEQEDSEAWTQQYLGSAIDFADDRPYFYGLGVGEEKPHPDLPGLVSVTANEFYARNFYLRWRDALMAVEEG; this comes from the coding sequence ATGGGAGCGAGTCCCCCGCGCGTCGCCGACGTCGTGAATGCCGATGCCACGCTGATCGGCCGGAAGGCCTGGAGCGATCCCGGGCTCTACGAGCTCGAGAAGAAGGGCATCTTCGGGAAGAGCTGGCTCTTCCTCGCCCACGAGACGCAGATCCCGAACCCGGGCGACTTCGTGCAGGCCTACATGTGCGAGACGCCGATCATCGTCGCTCGCGGTCGCGACGGCGGGATCCACGCCAACGTGAACAGCTGCGTCCATCGCGGGCTGCCCGTCTGCCGAGCGGACCACGGCAACGCGAAGAGCTTCGTCTGCCCCTACCACAGCTGGAGCTACTCGGTCGAAGGCAAGCTCCAGTCGATTCCGCAGGAACGCCATGTCGAGGGAAGGACCGACAAGTCGAAGCTCTCGCTCAAGGCCGTGCCGCGGGTCGAAACCTGGCACGGGATGATCTTCGGCTCCTTCGACCCCGAGATCGAGCCCCTCGAGCAGTATCTCGGAGACCAGCGCTGGTACCTCGACGCCTTCTTCGAGCGCTTCGAGAACGGGATCGAGTTCGTCGGCTCGCCGCAGCGATGGGTGCTGAACGCGAACTGGAAGCTCCCGATGGAAAACCAGCTCGGCGACGTCAACCACGGCCCCTTTCTGCACGCCGCCGTCATCCCGCCGGAGGCGAACGCCGAAGTCTTCGATCACGGCTATAGCTGCGTGGCGCAGCCGGGGCACGGGGCGACGTTCCGGTTGATGCCCGAGGATGCGCCCCTCGAGAGCGTGGCGTGGGGCTTCGAGGGGATGGCCTCTCTGCTCTCGCCCGAGATCCACGAGTATCTGCGCGAGCTGCAGATGAAAGCGGAGGAGCGCGTCGGCCCGATTCGCGCGCGGATGAAGGGGCTGACCTACGGCGTCTACCCGAACCTGTCCTTTCTCTGGTCGAACACCGCGTTCAAGGTCTCGCATCCTCGCGGCCCGGGGAAGGTCGAGTACTGGTCGTGGTCCGTCGTGCCGTCGGACGCGCCGGAGGAGTACAAGCGGATCCTGCGTGGCAACCACACCGCGTTCTTCGGTCCGGGCGGACTCCTCGAGCAGGAAGACTCCGAAGCGTGGACCCAGCAGTACCTGGGGAGCGCGATCGACTTCGCGGACGACCGGCCCTACTTCTACGGGCTCGGCGTCGGGGAGGAGAAGCCCCACCCGGACCTGCCGGGGCTGGTGAGCGTGACCGCGAACGAGTTCTACGCGCGGAACTTCTACCTGCGTTGGCGGGATGCGCTGATGGCGGTGGAGGAGGGCTGA
- a CDS encoding SDR family NAD(P)-dependent oxidoreductase, which translates to MRFDFEGRKTAVTGASGGVGKALVETLRARGADVTPLSRGDEWDPAEFDTVFLNASFGLLQSSASPVHADAREMWEVNVLRTIEQAQTALAGGASHVHVVGSNQSVVAAPTFALYSATKHAIRGWAYASVRELPGRVSVSYPCGIATNFFKNLRGDPKILADYRSRVADAQADHDSAEDVAKGITDGVSCCAREIIPTTYALDWFVRNGENISRMWHPGLEQPSRDEYDWWTLVRSHALTSSPKARKAAAKCVSATPAP; encoded by the coding sequence ATGAGATTCGACTTCGAAGGACGGAAGACGGCGGTCACGGGCGCGAGCGGCGGCGTCGGCAAGGCGCTGGTCGAGACCCTGCGCGCCCGCGGCGCGGACGTCACGCCGCTCTCCCGCGGCGACGAATGGGATCCGGCGGAGTTCGACACGGTCTTCCTCAACGCGAGCTTCGGCCTCCTCCAGTCGAGCGCGAGCCCGGTCCACGCCGACGCCCGCGAGATGTGGGAAGTCAACGTCCTCCGCACGATCGAGCAGGCGCAGACGGCCCTCGCCGGCGGCGCCTCCCACGTCCATGTCGTCGGCTCGAATCAGTCGGTCGTCGCCGCACCGACCTTCGCCCTCTACTCTGCGACCAAGCACGCGATCCGTGGCTGGGCCTACGCCTCGGTCCGCGAGCTCCCGGGTCGCGTGAGCGTCAGCTATCCGTGCGGGATCGCGACCAACTTCTTCAAGAACCTGCGCGGCGACCCGAAGATCCTCGCCGACTACCGCTCCCGAGTGGCGGACGCCCAGGCCGACCACGACTCCGCCGAAGACGTGGCGAAGGGAATCACCGACGGCGTCAGCTGCTGCGCCCGCGAGATCATCCCGACGACCTACGCCCTCGACTGGTTCGTCCGCAACGGTGAGAACATCTCGCGCATGTGGCACCCGGGTCTCGAGCAGCCGAGTCGCGACGAGTACGACTGGTGGACCCTGGTCCGCTCACATGCGCTGACGTCTTCGCCGAAGGCGCGAAAGGCGGCCGCGAAGTGCGTCTCGGCGACACCGGCGCCCTAG
- a CDS encoding adenine nucleotide alpha hydrolase: MLLSWSSGKDSAWALHVLRRSGADLRGLITSCNAEHDRVAMHGVRRSLLEAQAEAIGLPIECVELPFPCTNEEYETRMDAAFLRAKGEGVRAVAFGDLFLEDIRDYRIEQMKRVGLEPVFPIWGKETRALAGEMMGAGIRAALACVDPKQIDRALAGHDWDESLLARLPEGADPCGENGEFHTFVYDSPDFAAPIPIECGEIVEREGFVFADVVPAEG, from the coding sequence ATGCTCCTGTCCTGGAGCTCGGGCAAGGACAGCGCGTGGGCGCTGCACGTATTGCGGCGGAGCGGGGCCGATCTGCGGGGGCTGATCACGAGCTGCAATGCGGAGCACGATCGCGTGGCGATGCACGGGGTGCGTCGCTCCCTCCTCGAAGCGCAGGCCGAGGCGATCGGGTTGCCGATCGAGTGCGTCGAACTTCCCTTTCCTTGTACGAACGAGGAGTACGAGACGCGCATGGACGCGGCCTTCCTCCGCGCGAAAGGAGAGGGCGTGCGTGCGGTCGCGTTCGGGGACCTCTTCCTCGAGGACATCCGGGACTACCGCATCGAGCAGATGAAGCGCGTCGGCCTCGAGCCGGTCTTTCCGATCTGGGGGAAGGAGACCCGCGCGCTCGCCGGGGAGATGATGGGCGCCGGCATTCGTGCGGCACTGGCCTGTGTCGACCCGAAGCAAATCGATCGCGCGCTCGCGGGGCACGACTGGGACGAGTCGCTCCTCGCGCGCCTGCCCGAAGGCGCCGACCCCTGCGGCGAGAACGGCGAGTTCCACACCTTCGTCTACGACAGTCCGGACTTCGCCGCCCCGATCCCGATCGAGTGCGGAGAGATCGTCGAGCGGGAAGGCTTCGTCTTCGCGGACGTCGTTCCGGCCGAGGGCTAG
- a CDS encoding TIGR03617 family F420-dependent LLM class oxidoreductase has protein sequence MKVYTTAPLEDPRDARTQFTRLEEIGYDGAFSFEAKHDPFLPLALAAEHTNTLQLGTAIAIAFARNPMNLANLGYGLQSITGGRFWLGLGTQVRPHIEKRFSMPWSKPAARLREMVLAIRAIFARWEGQAELDFRGEFYQHTIMIPAFDPGPNPFGPPPIFTGGFGPLMTEMAGEVADGFISHPFNSRESLLANTLPALERGLAKAGRTRKSLTVLSAINVVTADTEEEFAASKLAARKQLAFYGSTPAYAPTLVHHGWGELHEELNRMSKQGKWDDMTDLIDEEILHTLAVVGERHEIAEKLRVRFEGIADGVSLTHNRYPDPHQWADVVADLKRTP, from the coding sequence ATGAAGGTCTACACGACGGCACCCCTCGAAGATCCGCGCGACGCGCGCACCCAGTTCACCCGACTCGAAGAGATCGGATACGACGGCGCATTCAGCTTCGAAGCGAAGCACGACCCGTTCCTGCCCCTCGCCCTCGCGGCGGAGCACACGAATACGCTCCAGCTCGGGACGGCGATCGCGATCGCCTTCGCGCGCAATCCGATGAACCTCGCGAACCTGGGCTACGGCCTTCAGTCGATCACCGGCGGCCGCTTCTGGCTGGGCCTCGGCACCCAGGTCAGACCGCACATCGAGAAGCGCTTCAGCATGCCCTGGTCGAAGCCGGCGGCGCGGCTGCGCGAGATGGTGCTGGCGATCCGCGCGATCTTCGCGCGTTGGGAGGGCCAGGCGGAGCTCGACTTCCGCGGCGAGTTCTACCAGCACACGATCATGATCCCCGCCTTCGATCCCGGCCCGAACCCGTTCGGACCGCCGCCGATCTTCACCGGCGGCTTCGGCCCGCTCATGACCGAGATGGCCGGCGAGGTGGCGGACGGATTCATCTCGCATCCCTTCAACTCCCGCGAGAGCCTGCTCGCCAACACGCTGCCGGCGCTCGAGCGCGGGCTCGCGAAGGCCGGACGAACGCGCAAGAGCCTGACCGTCCTCTCCGCCATCAACGTCGTGACCGCGGATACCGAGGAGGAGTTCGCCGCCTCGAAGCTCGCCGCCCGCAAGCAGCTCGCCTTCTACGGATCGACGCCCGCCTACGCGCCCACGCTCGTCCATCACGGATGGGGCGAGCTCCACGAAGAGCTCAACCGCATGTCCAAGCAGGGCAAGTGGGACGACATGACGGACCTGATCGACGAGGAGATCCTGCACACCCTCGCCGTGGTCGGCGAACGCCACGAGATCGCGGAAAAACTGCGCGTCCGCTTCGAGGGAATCGCCGACGGCGTGAGCCTGACGCACAATCGGTATCCCGACCCGCATCAGTGGGCGGACGTCGTGGCCGACCTGAAGCGAACTCCCTGA
- a CDS encoding TetR/AcrR family transcriptional regulator — MPAARSENLEASGTTKGERTAARILDAAEAVFAESGFQGASLREIARRAGIQQPGLYNHFASKRDLYAAVLDRALTPMTEAMADAIEDAHGSRTLERLLTAITDVLLEHPQMAALFQQALHDGDTPGQELMRDWLDRLLAQGVETARSATREPVDRAQLAIGVVAMFNVTTGYFLSQRALDGLGVGALDDPANVARQKALLERVGPAAMRR; from the coding sequence ATGCCCGCAGCGCGAAGCGAGAACCTCGAAGCGTCCGGAACGACGAAAGGCGAGCGGACCGCGGCGCGGATCCTCGACGCTGCGGAAGCGGTCTTCGCCGAGTCGGGCTTCCAGGGAGCGTCGCTGCGCGAGATCGCGCGGCGGGCCGGGATCCAGCAACCGGGGCTCTACAACCATTTCGCGAGCAAGCGCGATCTCTATGCGGCGGTGCTCGACCGCGCGCTCACGCCCATGACCGAGGCCATGGCCGACGCGATCGAGGACGCCCACGGAAGCCGCACGCTCGAACGACTCCTGACGGCCATCACCGACGTCCTGCTCGAGCATCCCCAGATGGCCGCGCTCTTCCAGCAGGCGCTCCACGACGGAGATACGCCGGGCCAGGAGCTGATGCGGGACTGGCTGGACCGTCTGCTCGCCCAGGGCGTGGAGACCGCACGGAGCGCGACGCGCGAACCGGTCGATCGCGCGCAGCTCGCGATCGGCGTCGTCGCGATGTTCAACGTCACGACGGGCTACTTCCTGTCCCAACGCGCCCTCGATGGCCTGGGCGTCGGCGCCCTCGACGATCCGGCCAACGTCGCGAGGCAAAAGGCGCTGCTCGAACGGGTGGGCCCGGCGGCGATGAGGCGATAG
- a CDS encoding aromatic-ring-hydroxylating dioxygenase subunit beta, whose translation MSDDFRASLELQHEIEQWYYREARLLDGREYQKWLALCAPEIRYVVPGRGNPLVDNALRGTEEMISVERELEERDGDRLPIRDETLPYLMLRVERAFKPNSWSENPPARTRRLVGNVEITGTEGETFSVVSAFHLHWTRPGSATFLYAGQRRDVLARAEGGSAGDLRIVRREVILDMADIEYPTLGLFF comes from the coding sequence ATGTCGGACGATTTCCGAGCGAGCCTGGAGCTCCAGCACGAAATCGAACAGTGGTACTACCGCGAGGCGCGGCTCCTCGACGGGCGCGAGTACCAGAAATGGCTCGCGCTCTGCGCGCCCGAGATCCGATACGTCGTTCCCGGACGCGGAAACCCCCTCGTCGACAACGCCCTCCGCGGAACCGAGGAAATGATCAGCGTCGAACGGGAGCTCGAAGAGCGCGACGGGGACCGACTGCCGATCCGCGACGAGACGCTCCCCTATCTGATGCTCCGGGTCGAGCGCGCCTTCAAGCCCAACTCCTGGTCCGAGAATCCACCGGCGCGCACGCGCCGACTCGTCGGGAACGTCGAGATCACCGGGACCGAGGGCGAGACGTTCTCGGTCGTGAGCGCCTTCCATCTGCACTGGACGCGCCCGGGAAGCGCGACCTTCCTCTATGCGGGTCAGCGGCGAGACGTGCTGGCCCGAGCGGAGGGCGGCTCCGCCGGCGATCTACGGATCGTCCGCCGCGAGGTGATCCTCGACATGGCGGACATCGAGTACCCGACGCTCGGCCTCTTCTTCTAG
- a CDS encoding TIGR03619 family F420-dependent LLM class oxidoreductase codes for MDYWLYLTGEDERQYVDLARHAEAAGLRGVAIADHVAVPVRFDSIHPSGAPAPFDHRSSFPDPMTFAAAILASTETLEVMPYVYILPMREPFSVAKQAATLAVLSDGRFRMGVGAGWLFEEIELMGQAVARRGRRMDEMLEIVRGFWTQESVEFHGEFFDFAPAGMAPRPAKPVPIWVGGKSDAALARAVRQDGWLGMNYDLPEVHALLERLAAMRAEAPPREEPFEVFVIPNAEPSPDLHAELGERGVTSTLAFAWPAGDPAFDSLSAKQQAIDAFAKSYLGR; via the coding sequence ATGGACTACTGGCTCTACCTGACCGGCGAAGACGAGAGGCAGTACGTCGATCTCGCGCGCCACGCCGAAGCCGCCGGCCTGCGCGGCGTCGCGATCGCCGATCACGTCGCCGTGCCCGTCCGGTTCGATTCGATCCACCCCTCCGGCGCCCCGGCGCCCTTCGATCACCGATCGAGCTTCCCGGATCCGATGACCTTCGCCGCGGCGATCCTCGCCTCGACCGAGACGCTCGAGGTCATGCCCTACGTCTACATCCTGCCGATGCGCGAGCCCTTCTCGGTCGCCAAGCAGGCGGCGACCCTCGCCGTCCTCTCCGACGGCCGCTTCCGCATGGGCGTGGGCGCCGGCTGGCTCTTCGAGGAGATCGAGCTGATGGGCCAGGCGGTCGCGCGGCGCGGCCGTCGCATGGACGAGATGCTCGAGATCGTGCGCGGGTTCTGGACGCAGGAGTCCGTCGAGTTCCATGGCGAGTTCTTCGACTTCGCCCCGGCCGGGATGGCGCCGCGACCCGCGAAGCCCGTCCCGATCTGGGTCGGCGGGAAGAGCGACGCGGCGCTCGCCCGGGCCGTCCGACAGGATGGCTGGCTCGGCATGAACTACGACCTGCCGGAGGTGCATGCCCTGCTCGAGCGCCTCGCGGCGATGCGCGCCGAAGCCCCGCCGCGGGAAGAGCCCTTCGAAGTGTTCGTCATCCCGAACGCGGAGCCCTCGCCCGATCTGCACGCGGAGCTCGGCGAGCGCGGCGTGACGAGCACCCTCGCGTTCGCCTGGCCCGCTGGCGACCCCGCTTTCGACTCGCTCTCGGCGAAGCAGCAGGCGATCGACGCGTTCGCGAAGAGCTACCTCGGTCGCTGA
- a CDS encoding radical SAM protein has product MKNYDAEKLHWIKNHVPRNRDDYLEIARHGNVMPVDFPRTVYLEVGADCNLDCSFCSKPTRKKFTREMDAETLARVVDECAENGVYGLYLHLFNEPLLHLDRLLPVISRAKQGGIPIVAVTTNGTPLTEKIMNDLIEAGLDTLHFSFEGANADLYRQVRGAKASVIESRIETALRVRGEHGIRNDRDQLVPWIAITSVRTDETDEEIDAFLDHWKGIVDDIEIRPALGFLGRTRFQDFIQPEKRAACRYLGDRIIIAADGNVQGCSVDVDGELSFGNVIDGQTIREIWHSDAYREIWSLHQWQAWEKLPEPCRSCDSWDFTATKRSRFSQETAR; this is encoded by the coding sequence TTGAAGAACTACGACGCCGAGAAGCTCCACTGGATCAAGAACCACGTCCCCCGGAATCGCGACGACTATCTCGAGATCGCCCGTCACGGGAACGTGATGCCCGTCGACTTCCCCCGGACCGTCTATCTCGAGGTCGGTGCCGACTGCAATCTCGACTGCAGCTTCTGCTCGAAGCCGACCCGGAAGAAGTTCACCCGTGAGATGGACGCCGAGACCCTCGCGCGTGTCGTCGACGAGTGCGCCGAGAACGGGGTCTACGGCCTCTACCTCCATCTGTTCAACGAGCCGCTCCTCCACCTGGACCGGCTCCTGCCCGTCATTTCGCGGGCCAAGCAGGGCGGAATCCCGATCGTCGCCGTCACGACCAACGGTACGCCGCTCACCGAGAAGATCATGAACGATCTGATCGAGGCCGGCCTCGACACGCTCCACTTCTCGTTCGAGGGAGCGAACGCCGACCTCTATCGCCAGGTGCGTGGCGCCAAGGCTTCGGTGATCGAGAGCCGGATCGAGACCGCGCTCCGCGTGCGCGGTGAGCACGGCATCCGAAACGACCGTGACCAGCTCGTTCCCTGGATCGCGATCACCTCGGTCCGGACGGACGAGACCGACGAAGAGATCGACGCGTTCCTCGACCATTGGAAGGGCATCGTCGACGACATCGAAATCCGCCCCGCGCTCGGCTTTCTGGGCCGAACGCGGTTCCAGGACTTCATCCAGCCGGAGAAGCGCGCCGCCTGTCGCTATCTGGGCGACCGGATCATCATCGCGGCCGACGGCAACGTCCAGGGCTGCTCGGTCGACGTCGACGGAGAGCTCTCCTTCGGCAACGTGATCGACGGGCAGACGATCCGCGAGATCTGGCACAGCGACGCCTACCGAGAGATCTGGTCCCTGCACCAGTGGCAGGCCTGGGAGAAGCTCCCCGAGCCCTGCCGAAGCTGCGATTCCTGGGACTTCACCGCGACGAAGCGCAGCCGTTTCTCGCAGGAGACGGCACGATGA